The following coding sequences are from one Panicum hallii strain FIL2 chromosome 5, PHallii_v3.1, whole genome shotgun sequence window:
- the LOC112891635 gene encoding AP2/ERF and B3 domain-containing protein Os01g0141000-like, with the protein MGIESTSPTAAEGSSASASSSSRSTGASTATTVSGAAQQQLAAAPTGGDEVSPADEQAVTSQPSAAAVAQGSSRYKGVVPQPNGRWGAQIYERHARVWLGTFPDEEAAARAYDVAALRYRGREAATNFPGAGASAPELAFLLAHSKAEIVDMLRKHTYADELRQGLRRGRGMGARAQPTPAWARALLFEKAVTPSDVGKLNRLVVPKQHAEKHFPLKRSPEAATGKGVLLNFEDGEGKVWRFRYSYWNSSQSYVLTKGWSRFVREKGLRAGDTIVFSHSTYGPEKQLFIDCKKTKTTAATDAAPAPVPAAATAEKPKEAARVVRLFGVDIAGDGCQKRARPVEMAFEQGQGFLKKQCVAHHRSPALGAFLL; encoded by the coding sequence ATGGGGATCGAGAGCACGAGCCCCACGGCGGCGGAgggctcctccgcctccgcctcctcctcctcgcgctccaCCGGCGCGTCCACGGCCACCACGGTGTCCGGCGCCGCGCAGCAGCAGCTAGCCGCAGCGCCGACCGGCGGGGACGAGGTCTCGCCGGCGGACGAGCAGGCCGTCACGTCGCagccgtcggcggcggcggtggcgcaggGGTCCTCGCGGTACAAGGGCGTCGTGCCGCAGCCCAACGGGCGCTGGGGCGCGCAGATCTACGAGCGCCACGCGCGGGTGTGGCTCGGCACGTTCCCCGACGAGgaggccgccgcgcgcgcctacGACGTCGCCGCGCTCCGCTACCGCGGCCGCGAGGCCGCCACCAACTTCCCGGGGGCCGGGGCGTCGGCGCCCGAGCTCGCCTTCCTGCTCGCGCACTCCAAGGCGGAGATCGTCGACATGCTCCGGAAGCACACCTACGCCGACGAGCTCCGCCAGGGCctgcgccgcggccgcggcatGGGCGCCCGCGCGCAGCCCACGCCGGCCTGGGCGCGCGCGCTGCTGTTCGAGAAGGCCGTCACGCCCAGCGACGTCGGCAAGCTCAACCGCCTCGTCGTGCCCAAGCAGCACGCCGAGAAGCACTTCCCGCTCAAGCGCTCGCCGGAGGCCGCCACCGGCAAGGGCGTGCTCCTCAACTTCGAGGACGGCGAGGGCAAGGTGTGGCGGTTCCGGTACTCGTACTGGAACAGCAGCCAGAGCTATGTGCTCACCAAGGGATGGAGCCGCTTCGTCCGGGAGAAGGGCCTCCGAGCCGGGGACACCATCGTCTTCTCCCACTCCACATACGGCCCGGAGAAGCAGCTCTTCATCGACTGCAAGAAGACCAAGACGACGGCCGCCACcgacgcggcgccggcgccggtgccGGCCGCCGCAACAGCGGAGAAACCAAAGGAAGCCGCCCGTGTAGTCAGGCTGTTCGGCGTGGACATCGCCGGAGACGGGTGCCAGAAGAGGGCACGGCCGGTGGAGATGGCGTTCGAGCAAGGCCAGGGGTTCTTGAAGAAGCAATGCGTGGCTCATCACCGCTCTCCTGCCCTAGGTGCCTTCTTGTTATAG
- the LOC112891855 gene encoding protein SGT1 homolog, with protein MATPTPSELELKAKEAFFDDDFDLAAALYAEAITAGPPSAALYADRAQVYTKMGDFTAAAADAARAAELDPAMPRAHLRRAHACVKLEQYDAARAAVEAGAALAPGDARFAQLMREIDAKAPPMEIEASAAVATTAPAPAPAEKPKYRHDYYNSAAEVVVTVFAKGVPPEHVAVDFGEQLLSVSVEVPGEASYHLQPRLFGKIVPERCRFAVLSTKIEVRLAKAEPGTTWTSLEFTDKPRFVAAAPPRGSSPSAGGIAQRPSYPSSRGRKDWDKIEAEVKRAEKEEKLDGDAAANKFFQDIFSSADEDMRRAMTKSFQESNGTVLSTNWEDVGSKKIEPSPPEGMDLRKWEY; from the coding sequence ATGGCGACGCCGACGCCCTCCGAGCTGGAGCTCAAGGCGAAGGAGGCCTTCTTCGACGACGACttcgacctcgccgccgcgctctACGCGGAGGCCATTACCGCGGGTCCCCCCTCCGCGGCGCTCTACGCCGATCGCGCCCAGGTCTACACCAAGATGGGAGATTtcaccgcggccgccgcggacgccgcccgcgccgccgagctcgacCCCGCCATGCCCCGGGCGCACCTCCGCAGGGCCCACGCCTGCGTCAAGCTGGAGCAGTACGACGCTGCCCGGGCCGCCGTCGAAGCCGGCGCCGCCCTGGCCCCCGGCGACGCGCGGTTCGCCCAGCTGATGAGGGAGATCGACGCCAAGGCGCCCCCGATGGAGATCGaggcgagcgccgccgtcgccaccaccgcgcccgcgcccgctccTGCTGAAAAGCCCAAGTACAGGCACGACTACTACAACAgcgcggcggaggtggtggtgaccgTGTTCGCCAAGGGTGTGCCCCCCGAGCACGTCGCGGTGGATTTCGGCGAGCAGCTGCTGAGCGTCTCCGTCGAGGTCCCCGGCGAGGCGTCGTACCACCTGCAGCCCCGGCTGTTTGGCAAGATCGTCCCCGAGAGGTGCCGTTTCGCCGTCCTCTCCACCAAGATCGAGGTCCGCCTCGCCAAGGCCGAGCCGGGGACGACGTGGACGTCGCTGGAGTTCACCGACAAGCCCAGGTTCGTGGCCGCGGCGCCACCGCGCGGGAGCAGCCCCTCCGCCGGCGGCATTGCCCAGAGGCCGAGCTACCCGTCGTCCAGGGGCCGGAAGGACTGGGACAAGATCGAGGCGGAGGTGAAGAgggcggagaaggaggagaagctGGACGGCGACGCGGCGGCCAACAAGTTCTTCCAGGACATCTTCAGCAGCGCGGACGAGGACATGCGGCGGGCCATGACCAAGTCGTTCCAGGAGTCCAACGGCACGGTGCTGTCGACCAACTGGGAGGACGTCGGCTCCAAGAAGATCGAGCCCAGCCCGCCGGAGGGCATGGATCTGCGCAAGTGGGAGTACTGA
- the LOC112893564 gene encoding protein SUPPRESSOR OF K(+) TRANSPORT GROWTH DEFECT 1 gives MYSNFKEQAIEYVKQAVQEDNAGNYVKAFPLYMNALEYFKTHLKYEKNPKIKEAITAKFTEYLRRAEEIRAVLDEGGAGPGANGGDAAVATRPKTKGKDGDGGNGGDDSEQSKLRAGLNSAIITEKPNVKWNDVAGLESAKQALQEAVILPVKFPQFFTGKRRPWRAFLLYGPPGTGKSYLAKAVATEADSTFFSISSSDLVSKWMGESEKLVANLFQMARENAPSIIFIDEIDSLCGQRGEGNESEASRRIKTELLVQMQGVGHNDDKVLVLAATNTPYALDQAVRRRFDKRIYIPLPDTKARQHMFKVHLGDTPHSLTESDFENLARRTDGFSGSDIAVCVKDVLFEPVRKTQDAMFFFKADGDMWMPCGPKQPGAIQTTMQELASKGLAAKILPPPISRTDFEKVLSRQRPTVSKKDLEVHERFTKEFGEEG, from the exons ATGTATAGCAACTTCAAGGAGCAGGCGATCGAGTATGTCAAGCAGGCGGTCCAGGAGGACAATGCCGGCAACTATGTCAAGGCGTTCCCGCTCTACATGAACGCGCTCGAGTACTTCAAGACCCACCTCAAGTACGAGAAGAACCCCAAGATCAAGGAGGCAATCACCGCCAAGTTCACCGAGTACCTCCGCCGCGCGGAGGAGATCCGGGCCGTCCTCGATGAGGGCGGTGCGGGCCCCGGGGCCAACGGCGGTGACGCGGCCGTCGCCACGCGCCCCAAGACCAAGGGCAAGGACGGGGACGGCGGCAACGGCGGGGACGACTCCGAGCAGTCCAAGCTGAGGGCGGGGCTCAACTCCGCCATCATCACCGAGAAGCCGAACGTCAAGtggaacgacgtcgccggcCTCGAGAGCGCCAAGCAGGCGCTGCAGGAGGCCGTCATATTGCCCGTCAAGTTCCCGCAGTTCTTCACGG GCAAGCGGAGGCCTTGGAGGGCTTTTCTTTTGTATGGCCCCCCTGGAACAGGAAAGTCTTATTTGGCAAAAGCTGTTGCAACCGAGGCTGATTCAACATTTTTCAG TATATCTTCATCAGATCTGGTTTCAAAGTGGATGGGTGAAAGTGAGAAATTAGTTGCGAACCTTTTCCAAATGGCTCGTGAAAATGCCCCTTCAATTATCTTTATCGATGAAATTGATTCTTTATGTGGTCAACGTGGAGAAGGCAATGAAAGTGAAGCTTCTAGGAGAATCAAGACTGAACTTCTTGTGCAAATGCAG GGTGTTGGTCATAATGATGATAAAGTTCTCGTTCTTGCTGCTACAAATACACCGTATGCTCTGGACCAG GCTGTGCGGCGAAGATTTGACAAGCGTATCTACATTCCGCTACCTGACACGAAAGCAAGGCAGCATATGTTTAAG GTCCATCTTGGGGATACACCCCACAGCTTAACAGAAAGTGATTTTGAGAACTTGGCCCGTCGAACAgatgggttttctggttcagaTATTGCTGTTTGT GTGAAGGATGTGTTATTTGAACCTGTCCGCAAAACACAGGATGCCATGTTCTTCTTTAAGGCAGATGGTGACATGTGGATGCCCTGTGGACCAAAACAACCGGGTGCCATCCAGACCACCATGCAGGAGCTTGCATCCAAGGGCCTCGCTGCAAAG ATTCTTCCACCACCGATCTCCAGGACGGATTTTGAGAAGGTCCTCTCGAGGCAGAGGCCGACAGTTAGCAAGAAGGACCTGGAGGTGCACGAGAGGTTCACCAAGGAGTTTGGCGAGGAGGGCTGA